The genomic window ATTACTCTTGGTAAACAAGCAGTTGTAACTCCATTTACTATTTCTAGAGATTCAATTGGTAATGAATCAACTGGTACAGGTGTAGTTGCGGCGACTCATTATGGAGATTTAGTTTCATTAACTGGTGGATACTTTAATCAAACTAATTTTGATAATAATGATGGTCATGCATTAGATACAATAGGTATTGATGGTTCAGAAAGTTTTTATTATGTAACTGGAACTTTAGCATATGCAGGAGCAACTTTAGATGCATCATATGCTGATTTACAAGATGAATTTGATGCATATTCTATTGGATTAACAGGTAACTATGATATTGCTGATTTAAAGTTAAATCCTTATGCTAGATATTCATCTTTAGATTTAGATTCTTCAGATGATAAAAATAGCTTGTGGAAAACAGGTATTCAAGCTAACTTAGGTATTTTTGGTGCTTATTTAGCATATGGACAAACTGATAAAGAAGGTGGAACTGTTGGTCTTGATGATAGTTCTGATGCAGGAATGGATGACCACTGGAGAGTTACATTATCAGGTATAAGTGATGCTTCTGCAATTTATGCATCTGTTGATGCACAAGTTACTGAAAAAGTAAATGTTGCATTAAAATATAGTGGTATTGATGTTGGAGCAAATTCAAATGATTTAGATCAAAATGAAATCTATGTTCAAACTAAATATAAAATGAGTAGTAATTTATCAACATATTTAAGACTTGGTCAATTAGAAAAAACTAATTACTATGGTACTAATGATGATTTAAAATCAAATATGGGAAGACTACACGTAGAATATTCTTTCTAATCTAAAAGTTTATTTTACAAAAAAATTAAAAAGCTCAAAGTTTCTTTGAGCTTTTTTTATATCTAACTCAAAAGCTTCCTAACCAACTTTTATACATATTTTATGTATAATGCCTTTTTTTAAAGGATTACACTAAATGGATGCATACGAATATTCAGAACTATTAAAACTTTTAAACACTAAACTTAAAAATATCAAAGGTATTTTAAAACCTGATGATTTAAACAAAAGATTAGATGAAATTAAAGAAGAAGAATCAGCACAAGACTTTTGGAATAATATAGAAAATGCTACAAAAATCGGTATTGAGAAAAATAGAATTTTAGGAAAATTAAGTAAATATAATAAAGCAAATGATTCTTTAAAAGGAACAAATGAACTTTATGAGATGGCAAGTGATGAAAAAGATGAAGATACTTTTGAAATGCTTTATGATGAAGCACCTGAACTTGAAAAATTAATTAAATCAACTGAAATTTCGGTAATGCTATCTAATCCTGATGATGCTTCAAATGCAATTGTATCTATTCATCCAGGAGCTGGTGGAACTGAATCGCAAGATTGGGCATCAATTTTATATAGAATGTATTTAAGATGGGCTGAAAGAAATGATTTTAAAATAGAACTACTTGATTATCAAAATGGTGATGAAGCTGGAATCAAAGATGTTTCTTTTATCATCAAAGGTGAAAATGCTTATGGATATATGAAAGCTGAAAATGGTATTCATAGACTTGTTAGAATCTCTCCATTTGACTCAAATGCAAAAAGACATACT from Arcobacter venerupis includes these protein-coding regions:
- a CDS encoding major outer membrane protein, with protein sequence MKITKLSLATAIAIGSITCANAQPLEEAIKNVEVSGSVAYRYNDYEENNSSVKGDSSTSNLYKAAINIGTKVNDDVKFNSRFIAGNKANAGEVSLNTQADSDSNVDIFLSEVNFSYTGVQNTIITLGKQAVVTPFTISRDSIGNESTGTGVVAATHYGDLVSLTGGYFNQTNFDNNDGHALDTIGIDGSESFYYVTGTLAYAGATLDASYADLQDEFDAYSIGLTGNYDIADLKLNPYARYSSLDLDSSDDKNSLWKTGIQANLGIFGAYLAYGQTDKEGGTVGLDDSSDAGMDDHWRVTLSGISDASAIYASVDAQVTEKVNVALKYSGIDVGANSNDLDQNEIYVQTKYKMSSNLSTYLRLGQLEKTNYYGTNDDLKSNMGRLHVEYSF
- the prfB gene encoding peptide chain release factor 2, whose amino-acid sequence is MDAYEYSELLKLLNTKLKNIKGILKPDDLNKRLDEIKEEESAQDFWNNIENATKIGIEKNRILGKLSKYNKANDSLKGTNELYEMASDEKDEDTFEMLYDEAPELEKLIKSTEISVMLSNPDDASNAIVSIHPGAGGTESQDWASILYRMYLRWAERNDFKIELLDYQNGDEAGIKDVSFIIKGENAYGYMKAENGIHRLVRISPFDSNAKRHTSFSSVMVSPEVDDNIDIVIEDKDIRIDTYRASGAGGQHVNKTESAIRITHIATNIVVQCQNDRSQHKNKASAMKMLKSRLYELELEKQQATKDGVEKSDNGWGHQIRSYVLQPYQQVKDSRSNIGYSNVDAILDGDITKIIEDVLIATAK